In one Suricata suricatta isolate VVHF042 chromosome 9, meerkat_22Aug2017_6uvM2_HiC, whole genome shotgun sequence genomic region, the following are encoded:
- the CLBA1 gene encoding uncharacterized protein CLBA1 has protein sequence MQDLPLPEAGPGHVPPLSGSPRAGTERGGEASLCPASRDCGASQAPGRRRGAGAQCVRTPSRTSGSGSGVSGVVARKGSAPDPAEHSSAWGEFEGFQESSVKAQHFSQTFELLDRRAECGPQSAASAPKERGPGQPQQGGPWAARTRGISASELILSYEDVFRFAFQEAPVQQATEGVSPLGCVLEVSSEGKPGWEAAHVLCSESRRLWTALQSTHSVSDSPWL, from the exons ATGCAGGACCTGCCGCTGCCAGAGGCAGGGCCTGGCCACGTGCCCCCTCTCAGCGGGTCTCCGCGCGCGGGCACCGAGAGAGGGGGCGAAGCTTCCCTCTGCCCGGCCTCTAGAGACTGcggggccagccaggcgcccggGAGGCGGAGAGGTGCCGGGGCGCAGTGCGTGAGGACCCCCTCCAGGACCTCGGGGAGCGGCAGCGGCGTTTCTGGAGTTGTGGCGCGCAAGGGGAGCGCTCCGGACCCGGCGGAGCACAGCAGCGCCTGGGGGGAGTTCGAAGGCTTTCAGGAATCTTCAGTCAAGGCTCAACACTTCTCCCAAACCTTTGAACTCCTGGACAGACGCGCAGAATGCGGGCCGCAGAGCGCGGCTTCTGCCCCAAAGGAGAGAGGTCCTGGCCAGCCTCAGCAGGGCGGGCCTTGGGCGGCCCGGACCCGCGGCATCTCAGCCTCCGAG CTCATTCTCAGCTATGAGGACGTTTTCAGGTTTGCTTTTCAGGAAGCACCAGTCCAGCAGGCAACTGAAGGTGTCTCCCCCTTGGGCTGCGTCTTAGAAGTGAGCAGTGAGGGGAAGCCTGGCTGGGAAGCCGCACACGTCCTGTG TTCTGAGTCCAGGAGACTCTGGACAGCTCTTCAGAGCACACACAGTGTGTCCGATTCTCCATGGCTC